A genomic window from Paenibacillus sp. FSL K6-0276 includes:
- a CDS encoding DUF3397 domain-containing protein: protein MGLLMDSVITLSLIPIIPFLIIYFIGKGLKKDKRKTFMLAMDVTTFFLLLSVSALFNNLFKSGFGFYLILLIVLISAGLIGGAQNRLKGKVDGKRLFRAVWRLSFFFMSVGYLLFMFVGLIKYISQAM, encoded by the coding sequence ATGGGATTGCTGATGGATTCGGTCATTACTTTAAGCTTGATTCCAATAATACCGTTCTTAATTATTTATTTCATTGGAAAAGGCTTAAAAAAAGATAAAAGGAAAACTTTTATGCTCGCTATGGACGTGACCACATTTTTTTTATTATTATCGGTCTCCGCATTATTTAATAATCTATTTAAGTCCGGTTTTGGGTTTTATCTTATACTACTTATTGTATTAATATCCGCTGGATTGATTGGCGGGGCTCAGAATCGCCTGAAAGGAAAAGTAGATGGGAAGCGGCTATTTCGAGCAGTTTGGAGACTTTCCTTCTTTTTTATGAGTGTCGGATATTTATTATTTATGTTTGTAGGGCTAATTAAGTACATATCACAAGCGATGTAA